Proteins encoded within one genomic window of Rossellomorea vietnamensis:
- a CDS encoding cytochrome d ubiquinol oxidase subunit II: protein MTQSLIAITILWGFVFIYAVMATMDFGAGFWSMIYINHDKTKATNIANRYLSPTWEVTNTFIVALVVAVYSMFPGAAYSLGTVLLVPGSLILLLLALRSAFLVFSHVADDYRKPLTYVTGITGLLIPGLLISVLPISHGPYIDFSDGQTLHLGKLFTSPHEYAFFGFAVASTLFLSSLLLADYSKASKEFEAFKVYRRDALIIGPISVVMAFLIMFTMKNEARWIYDRMMDDLPILLVSLLGFLVAGGALFLPTNKEGMKGMPRVAVIAVTFQYVLASYVYGRAHLPYIIYPEVTIQSGFTDPNSFKAVFITYIVGFIILFPGFVYFWSLFMNDKRYLRQKSE from the coding sequence ATGACACAATCATTGATTGCCATCACGATCCTATGGGGCTTCGTTTTTATCTATGCCGTCATGGCCACGATGGATTTCGGCGCAGGTTTCTGGTCGATGATCTACATCAATCATGACAAAACGAAGGCGACGAACATTGCCAATCGCTATCTGTCCCCGACCTGGGAGGTCACCAATACATTCATCGTCGCCCTGGTCGTCGCCGTGTACAGTATGTTCCCTGGAGCCGCCTATTCATTAGGGACCGTATTGCTCGTTCCCGGAAGTTTGATTCTGCTGCTTCTGGCCCTGCGGAGTGCCTTCCTTGTATTCTCTCATGTAGCAGATGACTACAGAAAACCGCTGACCTATGTAACGGGGATCACCGGGTTATTGATTCCGGGCCTGCTCATCAGTGTACTGCCCATTTCTCACGGACCTTATATTGATTTCAGCGACGGACAGACCCTTCACCTGGGAAAATTGTTTACTAGTCCACATGAATATGCCTTCTTCGGTTTCGCCGTCGCAAGTACGCTATTCTTGTCATCTCTGCTTCTCGCTGACTACTCCAAGGCTTCAAAGGAATTCGAAGCCTTCAAAGTATATCGCCGGGACGCTCTGATCATCGGTCCCATCTCGGTTGTCATGGCCTTTCTCATCATGTTCACCATGAAAAATGAGGCAAGATGGATTTACGATCGTATGATGGACGACCTGCCGATTCTACTCGTCTCCCTTCTCGGGTTCCTCGTCGCCGGAGGTGCTTTGTTCCTTCCGACGAACAAGGAAGGGATGAAAGGGATGCCCCGGGTGGCCGTCATTGCCGTTACCTTTCAATATGTACTGGCGAGTTATGTGTACGGTCGGGCACATTTACCTTATATCATCTATCCGGAGGTCACGATCCAATCGGGTTTTACCGACCCAAACTCCTTTAAGGCTGTATTCATCACCTATATCGTCGGGTTCATCATCCTGTTCCCTGGTTTTGTCTACTTCTGGAGTTTATTCATGAATGATAAACGGTATTTACGGCAAAAAAGTGAATGA
- a CDS encoding cytochrome ubiquinol oxidase subunit I has translation MDELVIARSMFGITMGFHIIFATLGVGIPLMILVAEIMFQRTNDLDYSVMAKRWTKAFAVLLGVGIPTGTIAGVQLSLLWPGFMEVIGRVMALPFQIEIYAFFVEALFMSIYVYAASRIAPWMRIVSLVLVAIGGLASAVLITNVHAFEGTPAGFEIINGQITNVDPWKAFFNPSFFVTAGHVALSAYVVGSFTIATVSAFKMLRSSFGSRIYAFHRKSLMICLLVGGVFAFLTAINGHESAQKLHEYQPEKLAAAEGLFETQTHAPLSVGGFTDPVTQEVKWGIEIPWALSFLAGNSFDTEVIGLNDFPEEYWPPLFVHTLFNAMVGIGSLLILLSLVAYVWNKLLKKDRFPKWLMWAFVAGGPLSIMAIEFGWIFACTGRQPWTIYRILSTEDSVTTSGNLGTLFILFVSVYAILAVSVVLVLLYYFKRNPPEKDITKAEASHKDIPLST, from the coding sequence ATGGATGAATTAGTAATCGCTCGTTCCATGTTTGGGATCACCATGGGGTTTCATATCATTTTTGCCACACTTGGAGTAGGTATTCCGTTAATGATCCTCGTGGCCGAAATCATGTTTCAACGGACCAATGACCTTGATTATTCGGTGATGGCGAAGCGCTGGACGAAGGCGTTTGCCGTTCTGTTAGGGGTGGGTATCCCAACCGGGACGATCGCCGGCGTTCAACTCTCACTCCTTTGGCCGGGATTCATGGAGGTCATCGGGCGCGTCATGGCCCTGCCGTTTCAAATTGAAATCTATGCTTTCTTTGTGGAAGCATTGTTTATGTCCATTTATGTATATGCAGCAAGCCGGATCGCACCATGGATGAGGATCGTGAGCCTGGTCCTTGTTGCCATTGGCGGTCTTGCTTCAGCCGTATTGATCACCAATGTCCATGCGTTTGAAGGAACGCCTGCGGGATTTGAAATCATAAACGGACAAATCACCAACGTAGATCCGTGGAAGGCATTCTTTAATCCGAGTTTCTTCGTGACAGCCGGACACGTGGCGTTATCGGCCTATGTAGTCGGGTCGTTTACGATTGCGACGGTGTCCGCATTTAAAATGCTCCGATCTTCTTTCGGTTCGAGAATTTATGCCTTTCACCGAAAGTCGCTCATGATTTGCTTATTAGTCGGGGGTGTCTTCGCATTCTTGACCGCCATCAATGGACATGAATCAGCCCAGAAGCTCCATGAGTATCAACCTGAGAAATTGGCAGCCGCCGAAGGTCTGTTCGAAACCCAGACTCATGCTCCCCTTTCGGTTGGAGGATTCACCGACCCTGTCACACAAGAAGTGAAGTGGGGGATTGAAATTCCGTGGGCCCTCAGTTTCCTTGCCGGGAACAGTTTCGATACGGAAGTGATCGGATTGAACGACTTCCCTGAAGAATATTGGCCGCCTCTATTCGTCCATACCTTATTTAATGCGATGGTCGGGATCGGCTCATTGCTTATCTTACTGTCACTGGTCGCCTATGTATGGAACAAATTACTGAAAAAGGACCGGTTCCCGAAATGGCTGATGTGGGCATTCGTTGCGGGTGGCCCGCTGTCGATCATGGCCATCGAATTCGGTTGGATTTTCGCCTGTACCGGCCGACAGCCTTGGACGATCTACCGTATTCTCAGTACGGAAGACTCGGTGACCACTTCAGGGAACTTAGGAACCCTATTCATCCTATTCGTGTCCGTATATGCGATTTTGGCCGTGTCCGTCGTTCTCGTCCTTCTCTATTATTTCAAACGGAATCCGCCAGAGAAGGATATTACCAAAGCGGAAGCGAGTCACAAGGATATTCCATTATCAACTTAA
- a CDS encoding metal ABC transporter solute-binding protein, Zn/Mn family, with protein MNYIRMSLLLLLIFVLSACGADSAQDGKKKDVLEIYTTVYPLEDFTKKIGGDYVDVESIYPPGADEHTFEPSQKDMMKMADGDVFFYVGMGLEGFVENSKSLLENEGVTVVPTSKGIEVPHEEEADEHDHDDHHHDVNPHIWLDPVYSKEMAKNIADTLSKEMPEHKDEFQANLETLSSDLDELDAEFKKMADNAPKKTFYVSHAAYSYWEERYGLHQEAIAGLNTANEPSQQELKKIIEKGKKDNVQYVLFEQNVSSRLTEVVQNELGAKSLTLHNLSVLTADDRKKDEDYFSLMKRNIDTLQKALQ; from the coding sequence TTGAACTATATTCGCATGAGTTTGCTATTATTATTGATTTTCGTATTGTCTGCCTGCGGAGCCGACTCCGCTCAGGACGGCAAAAAGAAAGATGTTTTAGAAATTTACACGACCGTCTATCCACTGGAGGATTTCACGAAAAAAATCGGCGGGGACTATGTGGATGTTGAAAGTATCTACCCTCCAGGTGCCGATGAACACACCTTCGAACCATCTCAGAAAGATATGATGAAGATGGCTGACGGGGACGTTTTCTTCTATGTTGGAATGGGCCTTGAAGGATTCGTTGAAAACTCCAAATCACTATTAGAAAATGAAGGCGTTACTGTGGTACCGACAAGCAAAGGTATCGAAGTGCCTCATGAAGAAGAGGCTGATGAACACGACCATGACGACCATCACCATGATGTGAACCCTCACATCTGGCTGGATCCCGTATATTCGAAGGAAATGGCCAAGAATATCGCCGACACCCTCTCGAAGGAAATGCCCGAGCATAAGGATGAGTTCCAGGCTAATCTTGAAACGTTGTCGAGTGACCTGGACGAGTTGGATGCTGAGTTCAAAAAGATGGCTGACAACGCGCCAAAGAAGACATTTTACGTGTCCCACGCCGCCTACAGCTATTGGGAAGAACGCTACGGACTTCACCAGGAAGCCATCGCCGGCTTGAATACAGCCAATGAACCATCCCAGCAGGAGCTGAAGAAAATCATCGAAAAAGGAAAAAAAGACAATGTTCAATACGTTCTCTTTGAACAAAACGTCTCTTCACGGCTGACAGAAGTCGTCCAAAATGAGCTTGGTGCGAAGTCACTGACACTTCATAACTTATCCGTCCTTACAGCAGATGATCGAAAAAAGGATGAGGATTATTTTTCACTGATGAAAAGGAACATCGATACATTACAAAAAGCATTGCAATAA
- the yidD gene encoding membrane protein insertion efficiency factor YidD produces MKQVLLVLFKFYQRVISPLKPPTCRFYPTCSHYGVEAVSRFGALKGGWLTIKRIVKCHPFHPGGIDHVPEEWPRQKDK; encoded by the coding sequence ATGAAACAAGTATTGTTAGTATTGTTCAAGTTTTACCAGCGCGTCATTTCTCCCCTTAAACCCCCTACTTGCCGCTTTTATCCTACATGCTCCCATTACGGTGTCGAAGCCGTGAGCCGGTTTGGCGCACTAAAGGGCGGCTGGCTGACGATCAAGCGGATCGTGAAATGTCACCCATTTCATCCTGGAGGGATCGACCACGTGCCGGAAGAATGGCCACGGCAAAAAGATAAATGA
- a CDS encoding S-ribosylhomocysteine lyase has translation MPSVESFELDHDAVKAPYVRHCGVHKVGSDGLVNKFDIRFCQPNKQAMKPDSIHTLEHLLAFTIRKYAEPYAHFDIIDISPMGCQTGYYLVVSGEPKVEEIIDLLNATMKEAVEIEEIPAANEKQCGQAKLHDLEGAKKLMRFWLSQSNEELKQVFA, from the coding sequence ATGCCTTCAGTAGAAAGCTTTGAATTAGATCATGATGCAGTGAAAGCACCATATGTGAGACATTGCGGTGTCCATAAAGTGGGAAGCGACGGACTTGTGAATAAGTTTGATATCCGTTTCTGTCAGCCGAACAAGCAGGCGATGAAGCCTGATTCCATTCATACTCTTGAGCATTTATTAGCCTTCACGATCCGTAAATATGCTGAGCCGTATGCTCATTTTGATATTATTGATATTTCCCCGATGGGTTGCCAAACGGGCTATTATTTAGTCGTCAGCGGTGAGCCGAAAGTGGAAGAGATCATCGACCTGTTGAATGCTACCATGAAAGAAGCGGTAGAAATCGAAGAAATTCCTGCAGCCAATGAGAAGCAATGCGGGCAGGCGAAGCTTCATGACCTGGAAGGGGCCAAGAAACTGATGCGTTTCTGGCTGAGTCAGAGCAATGAAGAATTGAAGCAAGTATTTGCATAA
- the ytzI gene encoding YtzI protein, producing the protein MSMTLVLIIAVVICILVIFVSALTTSKAYTTVKHTVDPLENNPHLEQMKQDEEKKE; encoded by the coding sequence ATGTCAATGACTCTTGTCCTGATTATTGCGGTTGTCATATGTATCCTGGTGATTTTCGTCAGTGCCCTTACAACGTCCAAAGCCTATACAACCGTTAAACATACAGTCGATCCACTCGAAAACAATCCTCACCTCGAACAGATGAAACAGGATGAGGAAAAGAAAGAATAA
- a CDS encoding DUF6154 family protein has product MKLIEEIYEMYRGRIKGTDEDLDLIALTILEDTSRNELLEMIQEMETEELQYFFRLYIFETLKEKWSNSEERVRLEKKSLH; this is encoded by the coding sequence ATGAAGTTGATCGAAGAGATTTATGAAATGTACCGTGGAAGAATCAAAGGTACCGACGAAGACTTAGACCTCATTGCCCTTACAATCTTAGAAGATACATCCAGGAATGAATTATTGGAAATGATCCAGGAAATGGAAACAGAAGAATTGCAATACTTCTTCCGCTTATACATATTTGAAACATTGAAAGAAAAATGGTCCAACAGCGAGGAACGGGTGAGACTGGAGAAGAAAAGCCTTCATTAA
- a CDS encoding phage holin family protein has translation MEKSLLFVGSGLSALILNLFGEWDMLITFLLIAVTLDYFTGMIASGIEGKLSSKFGIKGIGRKVLIFSLVTVAHLIDTILTNQHFIRNATIIFYLCNELISIIENVGRAGVPVPEFLRKAVEVLKKKSK, from the coding sequence TTGGAGAAAAGCTTGCTGTTCGTTGGCTCGGGTCTCAGTGCCCTTATTCTTAATTTATTCGGAGAGTGGGACATGTTGATTACGTTTCTGTTGATCGCCGTGACCCTCGATTATTTTACAGGGATGATCGCAAGCGGGATCGAAGGAAAACTTTCAAGCAAATTCGGTATAAAGGGGATCGGCCGGAAAGTGCTGATTTTCTCGCTTGTCACCGTTGCTCATCTTATTGATACTATACTAACAAATCAACACTTTATTCGTAATGCGACGATTATTTTTTATTTATGCAATGAGTTGATTTCGATCATTGAGAATGTCGGGAGAGCAGGAGTGCCCGTACCGGAATTTTTGCGGAAAGCGGTTGAAGTGTTGAAGAAGAAATCCAAGTGA
- the ytkD gene encoding RNA deprotection pyrophosphohydrolase, protein MERFIDENGKRVELSFHEGEFQQESCHVLVICRYKGRWVLTRHKKRGLEFPGGKREKGETLENAAVRETFEETGGVIKEPLFIGEYKVFDHTPFVKTIFFAEAEEMIQKDDYLETEGSVLWDGDFTQIHEDPSFSFIMKDRVVESALKRVRDLDLMT, encoded by the coding sequence ATGGAACGGTTTATAGATGAAAATGGCAAAAGAGTGGAATTATCCTTTCATGAGGGGGAGTTTCAACAGGAGTCCTGCCATGTCCTTGTAATCTGCCGCTATAAAGGGCGATGGGTATTGACCCGCCATAAAAAAAGGGGTCTCGAGTTTCCAGGTGGGAAGAGGGAAAAGGGGGAGACCCTTGAGAACGCTGCAGTCCGCGAAACGTTTGAAGAGACGGGGGGAGTGATCAAAGAGCCCCTTTTCATTGGGGAATATAAGGTGTTTGACCACACACCATTTGTCAAAACGATTTTCTTTGCGGAAGCAGAAGAGATGATCCAAAAAGATGATTACCTGGAAACAGAAGGGTCCGTGCTTTGGGACGGTGATTTTACACAGATTCACGAAGACCCTTCCTTTAGTTTCATCATGAAGGATCGGGTGGTGGAATCGGCACTGAAAAGGGTAAGAGACCTCGATCTTATGACTTGA